A stretch of DNA from Crassostrea angulata isolate pt1a10 unplaced genomic scaffold, ASM2561291v2 HiC_scaffold_77, whole genome shotgun sequence:
atttattgatatttgtaatttacactattacatgtgtatttacaGAGGAGAGAGGAGGCCAAGGGAATTCTGAAAGACATCCAAAACAGGCGGGCCAGGAGTGAGGGGGCGTACCCCCACCCCGTCAGGATGGATGACAGCCTGGGCTCCATCTGTCCCGACCCCCTCAACATCAGCACCAGGACCCCCTCCGTGTGTCTCTCCCCCGTCAATCTCAAGTTTGATATCGGCGACGACTGACCAGGAACTATTTTACAGTGTGTTCATAGACTGACTGACAACAAGCTTTTTGCCAATGTGATGAATTGGTCATCTGTTGTGTTTGTGTAGTCCTGATAAGATTCAGTTGGGTTACCTAGCTCACATGATGGTTCATTGTAATCAACCAGACAAGAACTGTGCAATCTTCTCTCAGCATGTACTGACCCTGTAGTTTATTATGACACCAGGGGTCTGTTCAGCAGAGTTAACACTGTAACCATTGTGTTATAGAAAGAGGGAAATACGGGGAGTTCCTGCTGTGCTAACCTGGCCTCAGTTGTGATTTGATTTATAAGTTGTTTCAATAAAATGGTTGAATGTTTCGATAAAACAGCCCATTCTTGTCACAGATGGTTATTGACTTCATGGAATCTTGCAGTATCAACTAATTAGTGCTATGTGGTCATTATTGTTGTATAAATTTTTCTCTTGACTATCTTAGTTTCTTGTATTTTCATACAAAACTGAAATCACTGAGTTTATTCTTTGGAATTATTTTGAACTTAATTCACACAAACACTTGTTATAgcaattcatttaatttaaaaaaaaacctccccAAATAAATCTAGGATATAAACTTAGTTACCACCATGATTGTATGACCTGTGCTTTATTTCTTTGGTGgtcattttgaatttgaaaataaagtgaAAATACTGTAATATCTCTGTATTTTGTGCGCCGTACATTTGCACCCTAACAAGTAGGGTGGCTCCATaactaataaaaaattaaatgattttgcATTATGTAGATCAGTCTTTTTACATTAAATAGTCTGTTAGACATTTTTGTATTATCTGATATAAGAAAATTCATTCAGGAGACATATTTTGAAGACATTACACAGCGTACATGTTGCTAGTCTCAATCTTATATAATAATTACTTCCCTATAGAAGTGTTATCTTCCTTAATTTCTTGTGTGTGGTATAAAATAAGCATTTAAAAGTGACGAGACTTCTCAGAATACTACTGCATTTAGATGAAGTGTCAGGGAAGGATACACAGGATGTCCCTCCTAGGCTCTTTTTTGGTTAAAGTCATAATGTAACAGCTGTATATAAGATAGTAAATATGGGGATAATGTgtggaataaatatataagcaaGAGAATATTAAACTATGAACACACTTCGGTAATTCATGCACCATGtgcacaaatataaacatctccacgtgttttgagtatatttatttttgtaaaattaaatgaaaacgttcaatcttacataaccaatttgacatgtacttttgaaaaacaatcatcaatatattaatatatttacattttcaactgtcgttgtctgtgataacattacaaatcaattttgaactcTAAAACCCTATCCTATCTAATAACTACTTCACTTTTGAAGTGTTCTAGCTCTTCCTTAATTTCTTGTGTGTGATATATAATAAGCATTTAAAAGTGACTAGACTTCTCAGAATACTGCTGTATTTAAATGAAGTGTCAGGGAAGGATATACAATATGTTCCGCCTAGGTTCTATATTGGTTACAGTCATAATGTAACACACCTGTATATAAGATAGTAAACATGGGGATAGAATGAAATCGATATATAAcctagaaaatattaaaatataaaacagttccAATACTGTTTCAACAATAGACGTTTGTGAAGTTTTGAAATGCACTTACATAGTTACAGGAAAACTTGCTAATTCAGTGGATCAAAGTTGGACATAATTTCTTGGGCAAGAACTAGTAACTCGTTAAAGACAAAGAGTTAATGAGTTACctcctttttaataaaaatgtagatttttattccataatttattacataatcttttaaatatagtaactgttatttgatttgaaacaaTCTTTAATACATTATTTGATACGATAACagaacaatttaaactaatttcaTCAAATATCTGTTCTACTGTTGTAGCTGCTTGCAATTTCCCTCGCCAATCATTGGATGAAACATTTCTTTCTGGGTCACATTAACCTGGTACTGCAGTTGAATGAGGAGGGActcaatatttatcaatatctgATGGACAAAGGGTTTGTCAAGAGTTCCTACATTATGTCATACGTGGCTGACAACAACATGTGAGGTAGGTCCTCTGTTGTGGTATTAAATGACTTTTATAAGGACTTTATTGAGGAGCATGACAAGTTTTATCTAGCTTTCAGTTTCTTTGATCTCATGGAATATGACAGGGCAGCCCTCTCTGTCCAAGactgtaagaacaaaaaaacaTACTATCTTAACATGTATGGCAGGTATTTGGCTGATGAAAAGAGAAAATTAGACAATGCTCCGGATTCATTTGGTAAAGTTGTCAATCAGTTGTTTTGTTAACAGTCATAGACAGTCAATTGATAGATTTTCCCATGTTTCtgtgattttattgaaattagCAGTTTTCTGTCAAAGCTGTATCTAAAATGATACAGGTTATGAACATTAAATGAATGTTCCTTTCTTTCAAGGTCCTCCAGACAAATTAGAGAATGGACACCTTAAAACTCTGAAAACAGAACTAGCCAAGAAGTATGCCATCACGGAACTGGATGGATTCTGTATCTATCTGTAAGTTAGTAGCAGTTTCTACTTGTAGGTAAAagtattaaaggggcatggtcactacttttgtcaaattttatttttcactttttaaggtaaggtttgcagCTTGCATTTTTTAGGAATAGTACCAAAGTTATATACCATTTTGTTAAGTGTACTAAAGccttttttcttataaaattcaaatgattttgccGGACCCATTTTATAgctacaaaaggtcaaagttcatgatttcaaaCTGTCAGgttgatgaaatgtaaatactggaagtttcatgaaaaatgtacattttatatgcaACAAATATGGGGGTTATTTATgctgaaaatgtttgaaaataatgtttcatatcaTGATTGATTTTTCGTAATTTCCAATGAAGTatttaaggccaaaaaaaaaaatatgtgtgtttcctatttcatcagattttaaaatagggtaggttttttttttttttttttttttttttttttttttttttttttaatgagcttTTAAGTTTTCCCCTTTCCTAGcatatgatttttctatacaataagaaaatgtattttacaggtGGAGCAATCGTGGATAGTGACAACTGCTTTCTTAAATCTAAGGTTAATTTGGAATGTATACGAAGACTTTATTTTCctgtaaatagaaaatataaatatgacagtCACTATAAATTAACAAAGTATAATACTCATTAccacaaatatattatatattagttATTAGTTCTATTTTCCTGGTCAACTGACATAACAGTTAACATTAATATCGTAACTGTAAGTGTTGAATtcagaaacagaggaaattctggttgATCAGACGAGAGCCTTAGaattaaatcttttcaaaaaaaatttaaaaaaaaatgattacataattaatggtttaaatttcatttgcaattgaactgcaacattttaaaatcacatTTATAATGTGAATGATTGTTGGGCCTATTCAAAGACTTGCGATGTATGCAGTCTCCACacccagaaataaaaaaaaaaactttgcctctgcttttttcatgtacatcttTACATCAATTCATAACATATCACTGCCCTaagaaactatttattgcattgataatttagctaAAATAACCAAGGATAACTTTCATGCATGCTGTCAATCTGCacttagaaatctttaaaacgctttgatAAATGGTGTTTTCTATTGAATTGTTACAAGCGTTTTTTGAACTCTGATTTGTAAAGACTctattgtttaaaccaattacggttggtaatctggatttggaataaaaagtgttagggtcggcgcacaaaaaatatgGTTTGTCGGGAAaccggaaacacacatatttttttttttggtctaagaaaaaaagtatgtgttttcatttttattgcagAATAACCTTCCAGGTcgagaaatgttttgaaatgtaACAGTTGAGGCATTAGCCGaagcttttatatttcaaacaacctTTTGaaaccgaggaggttatcctgcaacattcacgaaaaaagaactttatttctattctactaaaagcccagtatttctacagattgtTTCTCTTATAGAGAGATGATCTAGGTCCGACATTTTGACGACTGTTCCGCGTAACCCCAACAGTTTTGTtaataatgtttacatgtgtatcgatcaaaggaatcacatgcagaccaCAGAAtgtttctttggatttttagtactcttcacttatttataaaatatttttgagttatattcctaatattttaagggcaatttaatacgattattactactacacgttatatatcTTATGTAAAAACACTCAGTCAAAATGTGCTAGGGAAGTCCTAGGAACAGCTGCATTGATcccttaaaaataaacatttgaggcaatacacatcatTTACGCTGGAattaacacgtgaaattgacatggttttaaaactttttacggtttgaagttgtactttcatgatcagttCGAGACAAAttggtatttctgatctgataatttacgaATGACATTaatggtatattggagaataatgtccacGACATCGCTTTGATCTCGGCAAAAACTGTAGTAGagtta
This window harbors:
- the LOC128168993 gene encoding cell division cycle protein 23 homolog, which encodes MKHFFLGHINLDFIEEHDKFYLAFSFFDLMEYDRAALSVQDCKNKKTYYLNMYGRYLADEKRKLDNAPDSFGPPDKLENGHLKTLKTELAKKYAITELDGFCIYL